The following DNA comes from Candidatus Margulisiibacteriota bacterium.
CACGGAGTTTCCTTTTTTGTCAGTATATTTTTGATTAAGTACATTCTCTTTAGTTCTGTCGACAATTGAAAAATTTCTATTCATTAATTTGCCAGCGAGAATTATTTTATCATTAACTGGGTAAGCGACAACTTGGACCATACCTCGGTCATCAAACTTATTGCTTTTTTCTGTTTCATCAGGGGTTTTAATAAAGTCAAAATATGCTTGTTTAGCTAGGGCACTATGCTCTATTCGTAATTCGCTAGCATCCATAAGTATTTCACCGGATACCTTTTTTCCCGTTTTGATTACTTTTTGGATAGCCATATTTTTAGATAAACTATTGCCGGTTGATATATTAGGAGCTGAGGCGGGCCCGCTATTTCTGTATATTACCTTTCCTTCCCAATTTGTTATAACAAGAATATCGACATTGGAATTCTTTTTCAGCATATCAACAATATTTTCATCAAAAGGATCAGTCTTAATGATATAAAGTATGTTTTTAATCTGAATATCCATATCCTGCCGATTATTATATAACACTTCCCATGCGACATTTATATCGGAATTTATTTTTTCCTGTCCCAAGAGCATGGTTTCTTTTTTTACTTTCGCAGTTACAACAAAATAAGAAACTGTCATACCTAGAAGATATACAATAAATATTGGGACAATAATTCTGTTGATAATTCTTTTCTTGCTTTTGTCTTTTTTCATTGCTTACCTCTGCGTAATTACTCTCAATGAGGTTTACGCCGTACATATTTCCATCATTTCAATTATAACAATAATTTTATTGATTTCATATCAACGTCCTATTTTAGGTTTTTGTTTTTTGATGGGGAAAATAAAAAAGCAATCGGAGAAGCGCACTTGTAGGTATTGCTTCTGGTGATTACAAGATATTTCTGGCAACAACGATTAAGCTATTATCTTTATTCGGAATATCTGCCACGCTGACGACCCAGACAAGACTGAGAATCCTTGTCGTCTTCTTCTCGCTGGATACTGTCACTCTTGCAATTCGGGCATGAATACGGGTCATGAAACCCTGAATCTTCAGACCACTTGCTGTTACACTTCGAACAAACAAAATCTCTCATTCCATTCATAAAAAACTCCCTGATTTTTTTTCTCAGTAAGATGATCTCACATTAAAAAAATAAATACGGGGATATTCTAACACGCGACTTCGCTTCTAGTCATCGGGGGAAATAGTCATTTGGTATTTGGCACGTTTATGTGTATTATTTGACATCCGACAGGTGATTATTAGAGATAATACCCGTATCAACGGGTTAGTATGAGTTTTATTTTATGGCAGAAATCTTATAATCCGGAAGTTGATAATTAACATAAAGAAATTCTTTGTAAAATCAGAGAAATTCATGAATACGTTTATAAAAAAAGCAAATTTGATATAACTGGGTATGTTAACGTTCTTCGCAATTATGCACTGATCCACTTAACCGAAAAACAATCTGTTATTAATGTAAAATCAGCAGACTTGGAACTTAAAATATTACGGTCACCCCTCGACCGCTAAGTGCTTGAATAGCTCCTCTATCGTTTATCGGGTTCCCGACAAGGTTGACATAGAGCAAGTCCGGTAAGGATAACAACGGATTGATGTCCGTGACCTGGTTAAAAGATATATCCAGTTCTCTCAGGGAAACCAACTCACTGACAAAAGAAATATCTTCTATTTGGTTCTCTGAAAGGTAGAGTAATTCCAAGCTAACCAGATTCTGTAAGATATCGACATCTTCTAACTTATTATGCGTCAGATTAAGGCTGACGAGATGAATACAGACATCAATCCCTGTCAGATCGAACAGATTAAGATACTGCAATTGTAGCTCGCCTTCAAGGCTGCGCAGGTCCCCTATATCCCAGCCATCCTCAAATATTTTATTGAATTCCCGGTCGATAATATCAAAAAAAGTAACACAGGAGCCATATTCTTCCGCAAAGATATCTCCATCATCATAGGGGTCGCTGGCAGCATTTTCTCGTGTTTCATAATCAGCATAGTCCTCATCAAAGCCATATTCTTCAGAGTAGTCAACATCAATTGAACTTGTTTTGTGATCTTCCAGATACATTCGATGATATTGTTGCAACAAGTCTGCTTTCTTATTCTGGTAAGCGTTGTCGATCTCGTTATGGATGCATACCAGCTTGTCCGGATGATACAGGTTAATAAGCTGGGCAAAAGTTTTGTTTGCTGATTCCTTGTCCAGCGAAAGCGCTGCTTTTTCTGCATATGCTCGCAATTGAACATAATTTTTACTCTTATAAACGGATATGACGTGTTTGATCACCTCATTGAGCTTAGTGGGGGTAACCTCGTTTTTAAGCTTTTTATATAATATCTGAATCGCTTCCATATAACATCTTCCATCAGGGCATAATAGATTAATTTATCACCTTTCATTGTAAACATATGGCTATCATAGGTAAAGCACTTATTAGTCTGATAGCAAAAGGATTTTAGATACAAGACAGGTACCCGCACAGGGTTTTGTAATTGTCATATATATACAACACGGCACCCCCTAATCTTGCCCGTTTGGTCTTGAGGAAAACAACTATGGTATAATTATGACTTCTATCAAGCAAGTTTCTTTTAAGATTATATTACTAATAAATAGGGAGTTTATTATGAAAAGCGGAAAAAATAGATTACTTGGCGCGCACATGTCGGTAAGCGGCGGCTGTGACAAAAGTATCGATCGAGGAGTTTCCATTGGATGTACGGCAATTCAGATTTTTACCGGATTTAATAACCGGTGGCAATCAAAAGCTATATCAAGCGATATCCTCTCCGCTTTTGATCAGAAAAGATCTAAGGTAGATATAGTTTTTGCACATAACAATTACCTGGTTAACTTAGCATCTCCTGATCCGGTCATTGCTTCGAAATCCTTTGCATCTATGCTTGATGAAGTGGCGAGAGCCGGACAATTGTCATTACCCTATTTAATCATTCATCCTGGGGCACACATGGGCGCGGGAGAGAAACGCGGCGTACACCTTGTTGCCCAACGCCTTAATGAACTTATCGATCAAACAAACGATTCTGATGTCCGAATATTGCTGGAAACTACCTCCGGACAAGGAACGGTTCTTGGTTCTACGTTTGAACATTTAGCTGAAATAATAGCGAACATCAAGGATCAAAAGAGGATCGGTATTTGTTTTGATACTTGTCATGTCTTTACTTCCGGTTACGATATCCGTACGCCGGAAGCCTATGAAAAGACTTTCAGCGAGTTTGACCGGATTGCCGGATTAGATTATCTAAAAGTTTTTCATTTGAATGATTCAAAACATGATATCGGAACAAAAAAGGACCGGCATGAACACATTGGAGACGGCTATCTGGGCTTAAGTTCCTTCGAATTATTGCTGAATGACTATCGATTCTTTAGTGTGCCGATGGTGCTTGAAACACCAAAGTCCGATTTTAATCTCCTAGAAGAAGACAAGAAAAATCTGGCGGTGTTACGAGCTCTCATCAAATAACAGAGCACTTTTTTGTTGCACCGTTTTATACAGCTGGCTTTGTATGGTCATAATAACCTTGCCCGCAAAATTCACGAAGTTCAGATTCTGTACGCCCTGGCCTATTGATAACCGATGCGCCACGTATTACTTTTCTTTCGCCGCTGTCCAGACAAAAAAATTTATTATTACTCTGGAAAATATTGTTGTTAAAAATAGAGACGTAGCAAGCTACGTCTCTCATTTAACCAGGTTATTTCGTTAAAAAGTTATTCTGTTTTAAAACAGGCCATGTTCTCAATCAGCGTATTGGATACCTGCACCAGACCAACCGATGATTCTTTCAGTGCATGAATAATAGCTGAGATTTCTTCGGCAGATGCAGTAACTTCTTCCGTAACTGAAGCATTTGCTTCTGATACATTTAGGATTGTGCCCATATATTTCGAAAAGTCGTAGACTTTATCCTTCATATTATGTGTTATGTCCGCATTTTCTTTTGCGACACTGTCAACAGCCGAGATATTTGCTACTAAGCCCGCGGAAGCCTCTTCGACCAGCTCAACCGAGGAATTCGTAAAGGCAGTTAGTTCTGCAAGCTTTTTTACATTATCTACAACTTCATTGGAAGAGGCAGCCATCTCTTCAGTGGCAGCAGAAATGTTCTCAATCTGGTTAACCGTATCTTTAACAGCATCAATAATGTTAGTGAGTGCCAGCTTTGCCTGATTTACCAGCGTAGACCCGTTGTGCACCTCCGCAGTCCCTTCATTCATAAAGGTAACCGCCGTGGAGGTAGCTTCCTGAATATTTTTGATAAGATTAGCGATCTCTTTGGTCGCTTTACTTGATTTCTCTGCAAGCTTCCTAACCTCATCAGCAACTACCGCAAACCCTCGTCCATGATCACCGGCACGGGCGGCCTCAATTGCAGCGTTAAGCGCAAGAAGATTAGTCTGCTCTGAGATATCATCAATAACATTTATAATCTCACCAATCTTAGTAGAGTTTTTGCCCAGCTCATTTATCTTGTCGGCAGTAGCCATTACTTTTTCTTTAATTTTATCCATGCCGTTGACTGTTTCACCAATAATCTGCTCACCATTGAGAGCAATATCTTTAGTCTGTTTAGAATTTTCAGCAGCCTTCCCGGCGTCAGATGCTGCCTGGTCAACTGCGCTGGACATCTGGGAAACGATGTTCTTTACCAGTTCCACACTTGCTATCTGCTTGCTTGATATCCCTGTTATCTCTGACATCGCTATATTTGTCTGTTTCGCTACATCCATAGACTGTGCCGAATCTATTGTTTGTTTCTCAGCACCAATGGTAATAGAATTTATCATGGTTTTCAGCTTATCGGCATCCACTGTTGCCTGGCGTACCACATTTGTCTGTTCGGATGTACCTTTTGAGACATTCTCCATGGCCTTGTTAATCTGGGTAATGCCCTCTGCGGTATCGGATGCAGCAGCCACGAGTCCTTTTGAGAAATCCTGCACTTTATTAGCGTGTATTTTGATCCCTTTGACCATTTCCTGGATAGTGTCGATGAATCGGTTGAAATAGGTAGCCATATCTCCAAATTCGTCCTTGGAATTAATTTCTATTCTCTTTGTAAGATCCCCATCTCCATTAGCTATTTCCTTTAACATCTTGGTTATCTGTTTGAGTGGCAACAAACTTTTGCTTAGCATAAAATAAATAAATATTAAACCAATAACAACAACCAGTAACA
Coding sequences within:
- a CDS encoding deoxyribonuclease IV (Assists in DNA repair by cleaving phosphodiester bonds at apurinic or apyrimidinic sties to produce new 5' ends that are base-free deoxyribose 5-phosphate residues), which translates into the protein MKSGKNRLLGAHMSVSGGCDKSIDRGVSIGCTAIQIFTGFNNRWQSKAISSDILSAFDQKRSKVDIVFAHNNYLVNLASPDPVIASKSFASMLDEVARAGQLSLPYLIIHPGAHMGAGEKRGVHLVAQRLNELIDQTNDSDVRILLETTSGQGTVLGSTFEHLAEIIANIKDQKRIGICFDTCHVFTSGYDIRTPEAYEKTFSEFDRIAGLDYLKVFHLNDSKHDIGTKKDRHEHIGDGYLGLSSFELLLNDYRFFSVPMVLETPKSDFNLLEEDKKNLAVLRALIK